TCAGTCCGATCGTGGGCGGAGCCCCGATCAAGGGACCTGCCCACCGTCTGCTGCGCGGACTGGGGCACGAGGTCTCACCGTTCGGTGTGGCGCAGCTCTACCGCGACTTCGTCGACCTCTTCGTCCTCGACCGGCGCGACGCGGCCCACGCACCGCGCATCGAGCGTTTGGGCATGCGCACTCTCGTCACCGACACCATCATGACGACGGCGGCGAAGTCGCGGGCGCTGGCGGCGGCGCTGCTGCAGGAGGTACAGGCGTGAGCTTCACCGTGTTCCCGGTTGCGGGCGTGCCGCTGATTCGTCCGGGTGACGACCTCGGCGCCCTCCTCACCGGCGCCATTGTCGGAGCGCAACTCGGCCCGCTCGAGGACGACATCGTCGTCGTCTGCCAGAAGATCGTCTCCAAAGCAGAAGGGCGCGTGGTGGCGCTGCCCAGCGTTACCCCCTCGCCATTCGCGCGGCAGCTCGCCGCCCTCGCCTCCGACAAGGATGCGCGCGTGCTCGAAGTGATCCTGAGCCAGACCAAGCGCATCGTCAAAATGGACCGCGGCCATCTCATCGTCGAGACCGGCCCCGGCTGGGTGTGCGCCAACGCCGGCGTCGATGAATCGAACAGTCTCGACGATGAAACGGTGATTCTGCTTCCAAGCGATCCCGATGCCTCGGCGCGCCGGCTCGCCGAGGGGATCCGCAGCCGGACTGAGCGCACCGTCGCGGTGATCATCACCGACACCTTCGGCCGCCCCTGGCGTGAGGGGCTGGTCGACTTCGCCCTGGGCGTTGCCGGCATGGAGCCGCTGCTGGACTTACGCGGCCAGCGCGACCTCGGCGGGCGCGAGCTACACCACACCGTCAATGCCCAGGCCGATGCCTTGGCCGCCGCCGCCGGCCTGGTGATGCGCAAAGGCGCCGGTATCCCGGCCGCCATCATCCGCGGTTACGAATACCACCGCGGCGACGGCGGCGGCACCAAGCTGTTGCGCGCTCGCGAGTTCGACCTCTTTCGTTGAGAGCGCAAGCTTCCACGTTGTTCGTCCAACAGAGCCGCGGCGGGCGGGTACGGGCGATGCCGCTGACGCCGCCGGCTCGGGCGCCGGTGTCGGCGTAGGGCGAGCGGTGCGCGCCGCGGCGTTCACGGTCCTGGTGGCGGCACATTTTTTCTGGCCCCTTCGCGGCTTGGCGGGTTTGCGCGAGCCATTGCTTTTCGCATCGAGGCTGATGTCCCCGCCTTCAGCGCGAGTTCCATGCGTCACCAAGGATTTTGCCGCTGCTGATCCGGCCAGCCGCCGTCAGCGGCTCGCGAATGCACCACCGAGGGGAGATCGCCGAACTGCCGGAGACAACTTCACTTGCCTCAGCGCGAGGGCTGTCCGGCGGCCTCCTGCACCGCCGCCTGCCGTTTGGGGAGCCGGAGCCGCACGGCCAGGTCCTCGAAGAGCGAATACGCCACCGGCGTGATCAGCAACGTGATGAGCAAGCAGAGCGACTGGCCGCCGATCACGACGATCGCGATGGCCTTGGCGACCTCCGCGCCGGCCCCGCGCGCGAGCGCGGCCGGAATCATGGCGACGACCAGCGAGATGGTGGTCATCAGGATCGGCCGCAGACGGTCGCGGTTGGCCTGCAGGATGGCCTGGTCTTGCGGCAACCCCGAGCGCTGCAAGGCGAGGGTGTGGTCGATCTGGAGAATGGCATTCTTCTTCACGATCCCAAACAGCAAGAGCATCCCCATCCCGCTGAACAGATTCAGCGTGTTGCCGGTGACCCACAACGAGAAGATCCCAAATGGCACCGACAGTGGGAGCGACAGCATAATGGTCAGCGGGTGGAGAAAGCTCTCGAACTGCGCCGCCAGGACGATGTACATGAAAATCACCGACAGGCTGAGCGCGACCTGAAAGCCGGTCACCGTCTCGGCGTACAGCTTCCCGCGCCCGGAGGCGGCGACGGTGTACGTGGCCGGCAAACCGAGGCCCCTGGCCTGGCGCATGATGTCGTTGAGAATGTCCCCGAAAGCGTGGCCGGGCGCGATGTTGCCGTACAAGCTGATCTGACGCTGGCGGCTGTGGCGGTTGATGTGCGACGGGCCGGTGCCGGCGCGGAACTCGACCAGGTTGTCCAGCCGGACGCGACCGACCTTGGCCGAGGGCACCGTCAGCTCTGCCAACTGCGCCACGCGCTCGCGGTCGCTGGCCACCAGCCGGAGCCGGACGTCGTAGAGCTCGCCGGCTTCCTTGTATTGAGTGATGACATCGCCGGCGATCAAGGTGCGCACGATACCGGCAATGTCGGCCACCTGGACGCCGAGATCGGCGGCCTTGTCGCGGCCAATCGCGAGCTGGACTTCGGGCTTGCCTGCCACCGCACTGCTGTCGATGTCGACCACGCCCGCTGTCTGCTCCATGATCCGCCGCACTCGGGCGGCGGCGCGGTCGATCTCGCTCTGATCGGGTCCTCGGATGTCGATTCGCAGCTCCGACCCGCCGAACCCACTGCCGCTCACGGGCGGCGGATTGTCAACCGTGACCCGCACCCGCGAACGGAAGCGTTGGAGGCGATCTCGCACGTCCTGCATCACCGCGAACTGCTCCCGCGGGCGCGCGTGCTGGTCGTGCAGCACGACGAAGATCTGCGCCTGAGTGATGTCGTCGCCGGCCGTGCCGCCGACGGTCGTCAGCAGGCCGCGAATCTCCGGCAACGCACGAATGGCGGCCTCCATGTCGCGCAGGATGGTGTCGATCTGCTGCAACGACGAGCCCTGGGGAAGTTTGAGGTTCACTTCGAACTCGCCGCGATCGTCCTCGGGCATGAACGCACCCCCGGCGCGCCGCGCCAGATACGGCGTCGCGGCAATCAGCGCGAGCGCCACCAGGACCAACACCCCGCGGTGCCGCATCGACCAGCGCAGGAGTCGCATGTACCCGCGGTCGATGGGGTCATAAAAGCGGGACTCCCGCGAGCGCTCCCCGCCACGACGGGTGCGCAGCAGCCGGGCCGACAACGTGGGAGTGAGCGTGAACGCCACCAGCCACGAGACGATGATGGCAAACGCCAAGGTCAACCCGAAGCCCTTCAAAAACTGGCCGACGACGCCGGTGATGAAGGCCACGGGGACGAACACGACCGCGAGCGAGAGGGTGGTGGCACTGACCGCCAAGCCCACCTCAGCCGTCGCCGCCGAGGCGGCTTGAAAGGCTGTCAAGCCCTTCTCTTCCATGAACCGCCAGATGTTCTCCAGCACGACGATGGCGTCGTCGATGACGATGCCCACCGCCAAGGTGAGCGCCAGCAGCGTCACGCGATTAAGGCTGAAGCCGGCCGCGTACATCACGGCAAACGTGGCGATGATGGAGGTCGGAATGGCGACCGCCGCGATCAACGTGGCGCGCAGGTTGCCCATGAACACCAGCACCACGATGCTGGCGAGGATGGCGCCCAGGACCATGTGCTGTTGCACTTCCTCCACCGCGTTGCGGATGAACGCCGACCAGTCGCGGGTGATGTCGAGCTGTACGCCAGCCGGCAAAGTGGCCGTGAGCGCGGGCAGGCGCGCCCGGATCGCATCCACCACGGCGACGGTGTTCGCGCCGCTTTGCTTGCGAACGGAGAGCGTGACGGCGTTGGTGCCGTTGTAGCGCGACACGCTGCGCGGTTCGACGATCCCGTCCGTGACCGTGCCGAGGTCTCGGATGCGCACGGGCTTCCCGTCACGATTGGTGACCTGGATGTCGGCAAAATCGGCGACGCGCTCGACGCGGCCCCGGGTGCGCACCGCGGTCTCCTGCGGACCGGTCACGAGCCGCCCACCGGGCACCTCGACGTTTTGCATGGCGACGGCGTGGGCGACCTGCGGTGCCGTGAGCCCATACGCATTCAGCTTGGTTGCCTGCACGGCCACCTGGATCTCCCGCTCGCGCCCGCCGACGAGTTTGATGGCCCCCACTCCCAGCACGCTTTCCAGGGGTTCCTTGATCCGTTTCTTGGTGATCTCGGTCAGCTCCTTCAGCTCGCGGCCGCCGCTCACCGTGAGATACATGATGGGCGTCGCGTCGATGTCGAACTTGTCGACCACCGGCGGGTCGGTGCCCTCGGGAAGCTGGGCGACGATGGCGGCCACCTTGTCGCGCACGTCTTGGGCCGCCGCGTCGAGCGACCGTTCCAGATGAAAGAGCACGAGCACTTGGGACACCCCCTCGATGCTCACCGAGCGCATCTCGTCGATCCCGCTGATGGTGTTGATCGCTTCCTCGATCGGCTTGGTGACCCGCGTCTCGATTTCCTCCGGGCCCGCACCGACCAGCGTCGTCGTCACCGTCACCGTAGGAATCTCGACCCGCGGGAAGAGGTCGACGCCGAGCCGACGGTAGCAGAACCATCCCAGGACGAGCAGCGTCCCCACGAGCATGCTGGCGAACACCGGGCGCCGGATGCAGAGGTCGGCGAGGATCATGACGTGCCCGCCGGGACGGCGCGCACCGCAGTGCCATCGGTAAGGCGCTCGAGATGCGAGACGACGACGGTCTCCCCGGCGTGGATGCCATCGAGGATCACGACCTCCTCGCCCAGGTCGCGGCCCGGCGACACGGTGCGGGCCTCGACGCGGCCGTCGTCACGAATGACAAAGGCGCGCTGCGTTCCGGCAAAGCTGTCGATGGCGGCGCGCGGCACGACGACCGCGTCGTACATGCCGAGATCGATGCGCGCCTTGGCGAATTGTCCGGGCTTCAAGCGGGCATCGGGATTGGCCACCGTGCTTTCGACGGGCAGCGTACGGGTCGCGCCGTCGAGCGTGGCCCCTACACGCGTGACGGTCGCGGCAAAC
This genomic window from Deltaproteobacteria bacterium contains:
- the cofE gene encoding coenzyme F420-0:L-glutamate ligase, coding for MSFTVFPVAGVPLIRPGDDLGALLTGAIVGAQLGPLEDDIVVVCQKIVSKAEGRVVALPSVTPSPFARQLAALASDKDARVLEVILSQTKRIVKMDRGHLIVETGPGWVCANAGVDESNSLDDETVILLPSDPDASARRLAEGIRSRTERTVAVIITDTFGRPWREGLVDFALGVAGMEPLLDLRGQRDLGGRELHHTVNAQADALAAAAGLVMRKGAGIPAAIIRGYEYHRGDGGGTKLLRAREFDLFR
- a CDS encoding efflux RND transporter permease subunit, translated to MILADLCIRRPVFASMLVGTLLVLGWFCYRRLGVDLFPRVEIPTVTVTTTLVGAGPEEIETRVTKPIEEAINTISGIDEMRSVSIEGVSQVLVLFHLERSLDAAAQDVRDKVAAIVAQLPEGTDPPVVDKFDIDATPIMYLTVSGGRELKELTEITKKRIKEPLESVLGVGAIKLVGGREREIQVAVQATKLNAYGLTAPQVAHAVAMQNVEVPGGRLVTGPQETAVRTRGRVERVADFADIQVTNRDGKPVRIRDLGTVTDGIVEPRSVSRYNGTNAVTLSVRKQSGANTVAVVDAIRARLPALTATLPAGVQLDITRDWSAFIRNAVEEVQQHMVLGAILASIVVLVFMGNLRATLIAAVAIPTSIIATFAVMYAAGFSLNRVTLLALTLAVGIVIDDAIVVLENIWRFMEEKGLTAFQAASAATAEVGLAVSATTLSLAVVFVPVAFITGVVGQFLKGFGLTLAFAIIVSWLVAFTLTPTLSARLLRTRRGGERSRESRFYDPIDRGYMRLLRWSMRHRGVLVLVALALIAATPYLARRAGGAFMPEDDRGEFEVNLKLPQGSSLQQIDTILRDMEAAIRALPEIRGLLTTVGGTAGDDITQAQIFVVLHDQHARPREQFAVMQDVRDRLQRFRSRVRVTVDNPPPVSGSGFGGSELRIDIRGPDQSEIDRAAARVRRIMEQTAGVVDIDSSAVAGKPEVQLAIGRDKAADLGVQVADIAGIVRTLIAGDVITQYKEAGELYDVRLRLVASDRERVAQLAELTVPSAKVGRVRLDNLVEFRAGTGPSHINRHSRQRQISLYGNIAPGHAFGDILNDIMRQARGLGLPATYTVAASGRGKLYAETVTGFQVALSLSVIFMYIVLAAQFESFLHPLTIMLSLPLSVPFGIFSLWVTGNTLNLFSGMGMLLLFGIVKKNAILQIDHTLALQRSGLPQDQAILQANRDRLRPILMTTISLVVAMIPAALARGAGAEVAKAIAIVVIGGQSLCLLITLLITPVAYSLFEDLAVRLRLPKRQAAVQEAAGQPSR